In Tachysurus fulvidraco isolate hzauxx_2018 chromosome 1, HZAU_PFXX_2.0, whole genome shotgun sequence, a single window of DNA contains:
- the tsen15 gene encoding tRNA-splicing endonuclease subunit Sen15, whose protein sequence is MEEQHRAAPSNWITQHPVYQDLLNLGVDDSVQVYGAFLVYLDLTEVRRWTAVVPVPCPELQAVLLEGREREGEELQVVYPLPAHRSVSHGDLRCIVGRGSPMLLCAVASDSTLVYQRLSDGLVTPEPPVDIKDLGRRPHRKRRLQT, encoded by the exons ATGGAGGAGCAACATCGAGCAGCGCCTTCAAACTGGATCACACAACATCCTGTG TACCAAGACTTGCTGAACCTGGGTGTAGACGACAGTGTGCAGGTTTATGGAGCATTCCTGGTGTATCTGGACCTGACAGAAG TTCGACGCTGGACAGCCGTCGTCCCGGTGCCGTGTCCCGAACTGCAGGCTGTTCTGCTGGAAGGGCGTGAAAGAGAAGGCGAGGAGCTTCAGGTGGTTTATCCACTTCCTGCTCACAGAAGCGTCAGTCACGGAGA tttGAGGTGCATTGTGGGTCGTGGAAGTCCTATGCTCCTGTGTGCTGTGGCGTCCGATTCCACGCTGGTGTATCAGCGCCTGAGCGACGGCCTCGTGACCCCCGAACCCCCTGTGGACATCAAAGACCTGGGACGGAGACCGCATCGAAAACGCAGACTCCAGACATGA
- the acbd5b gene encoding acyl-CoA-binding domain-containing protein 5-B isoform X3 — protein MENKSVHQRRFEAAVKVMRTLPADGAFVPSDDMLMRFSTYHIQATVGSCDPCSRDTLSEAKWEAWKALGDMSKEDAMKAYVEEILLILEMIPVTEEVSDLLDVLEPFYEVVEDDKDEDDETASQPETSTSSGSSDEWTGSSAGDVDDDSEDCFTDSSHASEPEQSCDESVGDVWSDSVRAKEGSGGLRAAAARAKRPEGRLRNTKDEGGSQDGNPQGAAALPPFCKEAHGPVQSVILSAGKGRGCKLSGESVTRLSDVETLVDDREAGQGTVTEPLKAQIVVVLSRLQEDMRSALERLNTLEARAVSQVERLALRCAPHRAHTEKHLFICPSAISQISVAFLFAWPFVTHYLVQLYLQKKSERRREVYTRVCVSQLNKAAFSLSGRQSCSSLNDVDQQN, from the exons ATGGAGAACAAATCAGTTCATCAGAGAAGATTTGAAGCTGCTGTTAAAGTGATGAGGACTTTACCTGCAGATG gtgCCTTTGTGCCATCTGACGACATGTTGATGAGGTTTAGCACATACCACATACAGGCCACAGTCGGATCCTGTGATCCCTGCAGCCGAGACACACTGAGTGAAGCCAAGTG ggaggCCTGGAAAGCGTTGGGTGACATGTCTAAGGAAGACGCCATGAAGGCATACGTTGAGGAGATTCTGTTG ATTTTGGAGATGATTCCTGTGACGGAGGAGGTGTCCGACCTACTGGATGTGCTCGAACCCTTTTACGAAGTGGTGGAGGATGATAAGGACGAGGACGACGAGACGGCCAGCCAACCTGAGACGTCAACGTCCTCAG GAAGCAGTGACGAGTGGACAGGAAGTTCTGCAGGAGATGTAGATGATGACTCtgaag ATTGCTTTACAGACAGTAGCCATGCCAGTGAGCCGGAACAGTCATGTGACGAGTCTGTGGGTGATGTGTGGAGTGACTCAGTGAGAGCTAAAGAG GGTTCAGGAGGTCTCAGAGCAGCTGCAGCTCGAGCCAAAAGGCCGGAGGGGCGATTGAGAAACACAAAGGATGAGGGTGGGAGTCAGGATGGAAATCCACAGGGAGCAGCAGCACTTCCCCCCTTCTGCAAAGAGGCACATGGACCGGTCCAATCTGTCATCCTGTCAGCAGGGAAAGGAAGAG GGTGTAAGTTATCAGGAGAGTCTGTCACTCGTCTCAGTGATGTAGAGACGTTGGTGGATGACCGTGAAGCCGGACAGGGCACTGTGACGGAGCCGCTGAAGGCACAGATTGTTGTGGTTTTGTCACGGTTACAGGAGGACATGAGGAGTGCGTTAGAGAGACTGAACACGCTGGAGGCTCGGGCCGTGTCACAG GTGGAAAGGCTCGCTCTTCGCTGTGCTCCTCATAGAGCTCACACTGAAAAG CATCTTTTCATCTGTCCATCGGCCATCTCACAAATCTCAGTGGCGTTTCTCTTCGCCTGGCCTTTTGTAACCCACTACTTAGTGCAGCTTTACCTCCAGAAGAAAAG TGAACGCCGACGTGAAGTGTAcactcgagtgtgtgtgtcccagcTCAACAAGGCCGCTTTCTCACTTTCAGGAAGACAAAGCTGTAGTTCTCTCAATGATGTAGACCAACAGAACTGA
- the acbd5b gene encoding acyl-CoA-binding domain-containing protein 5-B isoform X1, with amino-acid sequence MDRPIGKRCEMENKSVHQRRFEAAVKVMRTLPADGAFVPSDDMLMRFSTYHIQATVGSCDPCSRDTLSEAKWEAWKALGDMSKEDAMKAYVEEILLILEMIPVTEEVSDLLDVLEPFYEVVEDDKDEDDETASQPETSTSSGSSDEWTGSSAGDVDDDSEDCFTDSSHASEPEQSCDESVGDVWSDSVRAKEGSGGLRAAAARAKRPEGRLRNTKDEGGSQDGNPQGAAALPPFCKEAHGPVQSVILSAGKGRGCKLSGESVTRLSDVETLVDDREAGQGTVTEPLKAQIVVVLSRLQEDMRSALERLNTLEARAVSQVERLALRCAPHRAHTEKHLFICPSAISQISVAFLFAWPFVTHYLVQLYLQKKSERRREVYTRVCVSQLNKAAFSLSGRQSCSSLNDVDQQN; translated from the exons ATGGATCGTCCAATAGGAAAACGATGCG AGATGGAGAACAAATCAGTTCATCAGAGAAGATTTGAAGCTGCTGTTAAAGTGATGAGGACTTTACCTGCAGATG gtgCCTTTGTGCCATCTGACGACATGTTGATGAGGTTTAGCACATACCACATACAGGCCACAGTCGGATCCTGTGATCCCTGCAGCCGAGACACACTGAGTGAAGCCAAGTG ggaggCCTGGAAAGCGTTGGGTGACATGTCTAAGGAAGACGCCATGAAGGCATACGTTGAGGAGATTCTGTTG ATTTTGGAGATGATTCCTGTGACGGAGGAGGTGTCCGACCTACTGGATGTGCTCGAACCCTTTTACGAAGTGGTGGAGGATGATAAGGACGAGGACGACGAGACGGCCAGCCAACCTGAGACGTCAACGTCCTCAG GAAGCAGTGACGAGTGGACAGGAAGTTCTGCAGGAGATGTAGATGATGACTCtgaag ATTGCTTTACAGACAGTAGCCATGCCAGTGAGCCGGAACAGTCATGTGACGAGTCTGTGGGTGATGTGTGGAGTGACTCAGTGAGAGCTAAAGAG GGTTCAGGAGGTCTCAGAGCAGCTGCAGCTCGAGCCAAAAGGCCGGAGGGGCGATTGAGAAACACAAAGGATGAGGGTGGGAGTCAGGATGGAAATCCACAGGGAGCAGCAGCACTTCCCCCCTTCTGCAAAGAGGCACATGGACCGGTCCAATCTGTCATCCTGTCAGCAGGGAAAGGAAGAG GGTGTAAGTTATCAGGAGAGTCTGTCACTCGTCTCAGTGATGTAGAGACGTTGGTGGATGACCGTGAAGCCGGACAGGGCACTGTGACGGAGCCGCTGAAGGCACAGATTGTTGTGGTTTTGTCACGGTTACAGGAGGACATGAGGAGTGCGTTAGAGAGACTGAACACGCTGGAGGCTCGGGCCGTGTCACAG GTGGAAAGGCTCGCTCTTCGCTGTGCTCCTCATAGAGCTCACACTGAAAAG CATCTTTTCATCTGTCCATCGGCCATCTCACAAATCTCAGTGGCGTTTCTCTTCGCCTGGCCTTTTGTAACCCACTACTTAGTGCAGCTTTACCTCCAGAAGAAAAG TGAACGCCGACGTGAAGTGTAcactcgagtgtgtgtgtcccagcTCAACAAGGCCGCTTTCTCACTTTCAGGAAGACAAAGCTGTAGTTCTCTCAATGATGTAGACCAACAGAACTGA
- the acbd5b gene encoding acyl-CoA-binding domain-containing protein 5-B isoform X2: MDRPIGKRCEMENKSVHQRRFEAAVKVMRTLPADGAFVPSDDMLMRFSTYHIQATVGSCDPCSRDTLSEAKWEAWKALGDMSKEDAMKAYVEEILLILEMIPVTEEVSDLLDVLEPFYEVVEDDKDEDDETASQPETSTSSGSSDEWTGSSAGDVDDDSEDSSHASEPEQSCDESVGDVWSDSVRAKEGSGGLRAAAARAKRPEGRLRNTKDEGGSQDGNPQGAAALPPFCKEAHGPVQSVILSAGKGRGCKLSGESVTRLSDVETLVDDREAGQGTVTEPLKAQIVVVLSRLQEDMRSALERLNTLEARAVSQVERLALRCAPHRAHTEKHLFICPSAISQISVAFLFAWPFVTHYLVQLYLQKKSERRREVYTRVCVSQLNKAAFSLSGRQSCSSLNDVDQQN, from the exons ATGGATCGTCCAATAGGAAAACGATGCG AGATGGAGAACAAATCAGTTCATCAGAGAAGATTTGAAGCTGCTGTTAAAGTGATGAGGACTTTACCTGCAGATG gtgCCTTTGTGCCATCTGACGACATGTTGATGAGGTTTAGCACATACCACATACAGGCCACAGTCGGATCCTGTGATCCCTGCAGCCGAGACACACTGAGTGAAGCCAAGTG ggaggCCTGGAAAGCGTTGGGTGACATGTCTAAGGAAGACGCCATGAAGGCATACGTTGAGGAGATTCTGTTG ATTTTGGAGATGATTCCTGTGACGGAGGAGGTGTCCGACCTACTGGATGTGCTCGAACCCTTTTACGAAGTGGTGGAGGATGATAAGGACGAGGACGACGAGACGGCCAGCCAACCTGAGACGTCAACGTCCTCAG GAAGCAGTGACGAGTGGACAGGAAGTTCTGCAGGAGATGTAGATGATGACTCtgaag ACAGTAGCCATGCCAGTGAGCCGGAACAGTCATGTGACGAGTCTGTGGGTGATGTGTGGAGTGACTCAGTGAGAGCTAAAGAG GGTTCAGGAGGTCTCAGAGCAGCTGCAGCTCGAGCCAAAAGGCCGGAGGGGCGATTGAGAAACACAAAGGATGAGGGTGGGAGTCAGGATGGAAATCCACAGGGAGCAGCAGCACTTCCCCCCTTCTGCAAAGAGGCACATGGACCGGTCCAATCTGTCATCCTGTCAGCAGGGAAAGGAAGAG GGTGTAAGTTATCAGGAGAGTCTGTCACTCGTCTCAGTGATGTAGAGACGTTGGTGGATGACCGTGAAGCCGGACAGGGCACTGTGACGGAGCCGCTGAAGGCACAGATTGTTGTGGTTTTGTCACGGTTACAGGAGGACATGAGGAGTGCGTTAGAGAGACTGAACACGCTGGAGGCTCGGGCCGTGTCACAG GTGGAAAGGCTCGCTCTTCGCTGTGCTCCTCATAGAGCTCACACTGAAAAG CATCTTTTCATCTGTCCATCGGCCATCTCACAAATCTCAGTGGCGTTTCTCTTCGCCTGGCCTTTTGTAACCCACTACTTAGTGCAGCTTTACCTCCAGAAGAAAAG TGAACGCCGACGTGAAGTGTAcactcgagtgtgtgtgtcccagcTCAACAAGGCCGCTTTCTCACTTTCAGGAAGACAAAGCTGTAGTTCTCTCAATGATGTAGACCAACAGAACTGA
- the acbd5b gene encoding acyl-CoA-binding domain-containing protein 5-B isoform X5 → MDRPIGKRCEMENKSVHQRRFEAAVKVMRTLPADGAFVPSDDMLMRFSTYHIQATVGSCDPCSRDTLSEAKWEAWKALGDMSKEDAMKAYVEEILLILEMIPVTEEVSDLLDVLEPFYEVVEDDKDEDDETASQPETSTSSGSSDEWTGSSAGDVDDDSEDCFTDSSHASEPEQSCDESVGDVWSDSVRAKEGSGGLRAAAARAKRPEGRLRNTKDEGGSQDGNPQGAAALPPFCKEAHGPVQSVILSAGKGRGCKLSGESVTRLSDVETLVDDREAGQGTVTEPLKAQIVVVLSRLQEDMRSALERLNTLEARAVSQVERLALRCAPHRAHTEKEDKAVVLSMM, encoded by the exons ATGGATCGTCCAATAGGAAAACGATGCG AGATGGAGAACAAATCAGTTCATCAGAGAAGATTTGAAGCTGCTGTTAAAGTGATGAGGACTTTACCTGCAGATG gtgCCTTTGTGCCATCTGACGACATGTTGATGAGGTTTAGCACATACCACATACAGGCCACAGTCGGATCCTGTGATCCCTGCAGCCGAGACACACTGAGTGAAGCCAAGTG ggaggCCTGGAAAGCGTTGGGTGACATGTCTAAGGAAGACGCCATGAAGGCATACGTTGAGGAGATTCTGTTG ATTTTGGAGATGATTCCTGTGACGGAGGAGGTGTCCGACCTACTGGATGTGCTCGAACCCTTTTACGAAGTGGTGGAGGATGATAAGGACGAGGACGACGAGACGGCCAGCCAACCTGAGACGTCAACGTCCTCAG GAAGCAGTGACGAGTGGACAGGAAGTTCTGCAGGAGATGTAGATGATGACTCtgaag ATTGCTTTACAGACAGTAGCCATGCCAGTGAGCCGGAACAGTCATGTGACGAGTCTGTGGGTGATGTGTGGAGTGACTCAGTGAGAGCTAAAGAG GGTTCAGGAGGTCTCAGAGCAGCTGCAGCTCGAGCCAAAAGGCCGGAGGGGCGATTGAGAAACACAAAGGATGAGGGTGGGAGTCAGGATGGAAATCCACAGGGAGCAGCAGCACTTCCCCCCTTCTGCAAAGAGGCACATGGACCGGTCCAATCTGTCATCCTGTCAGCAGGGAAAGGAAGAG GGTGTAAGTTATCAGGAGAGTCTGTCACTCGTCTCAGTGATGTAGAGACGTTGGTGGATGACCGTGAAGCCGGACAGGGCACTGTGACGGAGCCGCTGAAGGCACAGATTGTTGTGGTTTTGTCACGGTTACAGGAGGACATGAGGAGTGCGTTAGAGAGACTGAACACGCTGGAGGCTCGGGCCGTGTCACAG GTGGAAAGGCTCGCTCTTCGCTGTGCTCCTCATAGAGCTCACACTGAAAAG GAAGACAAAGCTGTAGTTCTCTCAATGATGTAG
- the acbd5b gene encoding acyl-CoA-binding domain-containing protein 5-B isoform X4: MDRPIGKRCEMENKSVHQRRFEAAVKVMRTLPADGAFVPSDDMLMRFSTYHIQATVGSCDPCSRDTLSEAKWEAWKALGDMSKEDAMKAYVEEILLILEMIPVTEEVSDLLDVLEPFYEVVEDDKDEDDETASQPETSTSSGSSDEWTGSSAGDVDDDSEDCFTDSSHASEPEQSCDESVGDVWSDSVRAKEGSGGLRAAAARAKRPEGRLRNTKDEGGSQDGNPQGAAALPPFCKEAHGPVQSVILSAGKGRGCKLSGESVTRLSDVETLVDDREAGQGTVTEPLKAQIVVVLSRLQEDMRSALERLNTLEARAVSQVERLALRCAPHRAHTEKHLFICPSAISQISVAFLFAWPFVTHYLVQLYLQKKRKTKL; the protein is encoded by the exons ATGGATCGTCCAATAGGAAAACGATGCG AGATGGAGAACAAATCAGTTCATCAGAGAAGATTTGAAGCTGCTGTTAAAGTGATGAGGACTTTACCTGCAGATG gtgCCTTTGTGCCATCTGACGACATGTTGATGAGGTTTAGCACATACCACATACAGGCCACAGTCGGATCCTGTGATCCCTGCAGCCGAGACACACTGAGTGAAGCCAAGTG ggaggCCTGGAAAGCGTTGGGTGACATGTCTAAGGAAGACGCCATGAAGGCATACGTTGAGGAGATTCTGTTG ATTTTGGAGATGATTCCTGTGACGGAGGAGGTGTCCGACCTACTGGATGTGCTCGAACCCTTTTACGAAGTGGTGGAGGATGATAAGGACGAGGACGACGAGACGGCCAGCCAACCTGAGACGTCAACGTCCTCAG GAAGCAGTGACGAGTGGACAGGAAGTTCTGCAGGAGATGTAGATGATGACTCtgaag ATTGCTTTACAGACAGTAGCCATGCCAGTGAGCCGGAACAGTCATGTGACGAGTCTGTGGGTGATGTGTGGAGTGACTCAGTGAGAGCTAAAGAG GGTTCAGGAGGTCTCAGAGCAGCTGCAGCTCGAGCCAAAAGGCCGGAGGGGCGATTGAGAAACACAAAGGATGAGGGTGGGAGTCAGGATGGAAATCCACAGGGAGCAGCAGCACTTCCCCCCTTCTGCAAAGAGGCACATGGACCGGTCCAATCTGTCATCCTGTCAGCAGGGAAAGGAAGAG GGTGTAAGTTATCAGGAGAGTCTGTCACTCGTCTCAGTGATGTAGAGACGTTGGTGGATGACCGTGAAGCCGGACAGGGCACTGTGACGGAGCCGCTGAAGGCACAGATTGTTGTGGTTTTGTCACGGTTACAGGAGGACATGAGGAGTGCGTTAGAGAGACTGAACACGCTGGAGGCTCGGGCCGTGTCACAG GTGGAAAGGCTCGCTCTTCGCTGTGCTCCTCATAGAGCTCACACTGAAAAG CATCTTTTCATCTGTCCATCGGCCATCTCACAAATCTCAGTGGCGTTTCTCTTCGCCTGGCCTTTTGTAACCCACTACTTAGTGCAGCTTTACCTCCAGAAGAAAAG GAAGACAAAGCTGTAG
- the abi1b gene encoding abl interactor 1b isoform X2 produces the protein MAELQMLLEEEIPAGKRALLESYQNLSRVAEYCENNYVQAQDKKKALEETKAYTTQSLASVAYQINALANNVLQLLDIQASQLRRMESSVNHISQTVDIHKEKVARREIGILTTNKNTSRTHKIIAPGNMERPVRYIRKPIDYTLLDDVGHGVKQGNSQPARSGGGTLSRSNPPTQKPPSPPMAGRGTLGRNTPYKTLEPVKPPVVPNDYMTSPARLGGQSSPGRTASVNQRPRTHSGSSGGSGGRENSGNSVGIPLAVPTPSPPSMAPVVPPGPGLGPVPMSQFGTISRQISRHSSSSASSSASMVSATGTYRRAPSSSSQFSVPQSHLNGGPTYPQNPTPVSVAPPPPPVAQLTPQIPLTGFVARVQENISDSPSPPPPPLPEDTPMFEEAAPPPPPPPVDYEEEDAALVHYNDPYADGDPHWAPKSYIEKVVAIYDYTKDKDDELSFMEGAIIYIIKKNDDGWFEGVCNGVTGLFPGNYVESIMHYAD, from the exons ATGGCAGAGCTACAAATGCTTTTAGAGGAAGAAATTCCTGCTGGGAAGAGAGCTTTACTCGAGAGCTACCAGAATCTGTCCAGGGTCGCTGAATACTGCGAGAATAATTATGTGCAG gcTCAGGATAAGAAGAAGGCCTTGGAGGAGACTAAAGCGTACACCACCCAGTCTCTGGCCAGTGTGGCGTATCAGATCAATGCTCTGGCCAACAACGTGCTGCAGCTGCTGGACATCCAGGCGTCTCAGCTGCGCCGCATGGAGTCCTCCGTCAATCACATCTCGCAG acgGTGGACATCCACAAAGAAAAGGTCGCACGGCGAGAGATTGGGATTTTAACCACCAACAAAAACACATCACGGACGCATAAAATCATCGCCCCTGGAAACATGGAGCGGCCGGTGCGCTACATCAGGAAGCCGATCGATTACACACTGCTGGATGATGTGGGGCATGGAGTAAAG CAAGGGAACAGTCAGCCTGCCAGGTCCGGGGGTGGGACTTTATCGAGGTCCAATCCGCCTACGCAGAAGCCACCGAGCCCACCCATGGCAGGGCGGGGCACACTGGG gagaAACACACCCTATAAGACTTTAGAGCCAGTGAAACCTCCAGTGGTGCCAAATGACTACATGACGAGTCCAGCTAGGCTCGGAGGTCAGAGCAGCCCAGGACGCACAGCATCGGTCAACCAGAGACCTCGAACACACAg CGGAAGCAGTGGTGGCAGCGGTGGACGGGAGAACAGCGGGAACAGCGTGGGAATTCCTCTGGCTGTTCCAACACCCTCTCCTCCTAGCATGGCTCCAG TGGTTCCTCCAGGTCCAGGTCTGGGTCCTGTCCCCATGTCTCAGTTCGGCACAATTTCTCGGCAGATCTCGAGGCACAGCTCCTCCAGCGCCTCTTCCTCTGCCTCCATGGTGTCGGCGACCGGCACGTACCGGCGCGCTCCGTCCAGCTCGTCCCAGTTCTCCGTGCCGCAGTCGCACCTTAATGGCGGTCCCACGTACCCCCAGAACCCAACCCCGG TCTCTGTTGCGCCGCCGCCTCCTCCTGTAGCACAGCTCACACCCCAAATTCCTCTCACTGGATTTGTGGCCCGGGTTCAGGAGAACA TTTCAGACAGCCCCTcccctcctccacctccactcCCCGAAGACACACCCATGTTTGAGGAAGCCGCTCCGccccctcccccaccccctGTGGACTATGAGGAAGAGGACGCTGCGCTAGTACACTACAACGACCCGTACGCAGATGGAGACCCTCACTGGGCCCCCAAGTCCTACATAGAGAAGG TGGTTGCCATTTACGACTACACCAAGGACAAGGATGATGAGCTGTCCTTTATGGAAGGTgccatcatctacatcatcaaGAAAAATGACGACGGCTGGTTCGAGGGCGTGTGCAACGGCGTCACCGGACTGTTTCCCGGCAACTACGTGGAGTCTATCATGCACTATGCTGACTAG
- the abi1b gene encoding abl interactor 1b isoform X1, translating to MAELQMLLEEEIPAGKRALLESYQNLSRVAEYCENNYVQAQDKKKALEETKAYTTQSLASVAYQINALANNVLQLLDIQASQLRRMESSVNHISQTVDIHKEKVARREIGILTTNKNTSRTHKIIAPGNMERPVRYIRKPIDYTLLDDVGHGVKWLKAKQGNSQPARSGGGTLSRSNPPTQKPPSPPMAGRGTLGRNTPYKTLEPVKPPVVPNDYMTSPARLGGQSSPGRTASVNQRPRTHSGSSGGSGGRENSGNSVGIPLAVPTPSPPSMAPVVPPGPGLGPVPMSQFGTISRQISRHSSSSASSSASMVSATGTYRRAPSSSSQFSVPQSHLNGGPTYPQNPTPVSVAPPPPPVAQLTPQIPLTGFVARVQENISDSPSPPPPPLPEDTPMFEEAAPPPPPPPVDYEEEDAALVHYNDPYADGDPHWAPKSYIEKVVAIYDYTKDKDDELSFMEGAIIYIIKKNDDGWFEGVCNGVTGLFPGNYVESIMHYAD from the exons ATGGCAGAGCTACAAATGCTTTTAGAGGAAGAAATTCCTGCTGGGAAGAGAGCTTTACTCGAGAGCTACCAGAATCTGTCCAGGGTCGCTGAATACTGCGAGAATAATTATGTGCAG gcTCAGGATAAGAAGAAGGCCTTGGAGGAGACTAAAGCGTACACCACCCAGTCTCTGGCCAGTGTGGCGTATCAGATCAATGCTCTGGCCAACAACGTGCTGCAGCTGCTGGACATCCAGGCGTCTCAGCTGCGCCGCATGGAGTCCTCCGTCAATCACATCTCGCAG acgGTGGACATCCACAAAGAAAAGGTCGCACGGCGAGAGATTGGGATTTTAACCACCAACAAAAACACATCACGGACGCATAAAATCATCGCCCCTGGAAACATGGAGCGGCCGGTGCGCTACATCAGGAAGCCGATCGATTACACACTGCTGGATGATGTGGGGCATGGAGTAAAG TGGCTGAAAGCAAAG CAAGGGAACAGTCAGCCTGCCAGGTCCGGGGGTGGGACTTTATCGAGGTCCAATCCGCCTACGCAGAAGCCACCGAGCCCACCCATGGCAGGGCGGGGCACACTGGG gagaAACACACCCTATAAGACTTTAGAGCCAGTGAAACCTCCAGTGGTGCCAAATGACTACATGACGAGTCCAGCTAGGCTCGGAGGTCAGAGCAGCCCAGGACGCACAGCATCGGTCAACCAGAGACCTCGAACACACAg CGGAAGCAGTGGTGGCAGCGGTGGACGGGAGAACAGCGGGAACAGCGTGGGAATTCCTCTGGCTGTTCCAACACCCTCTCCTCCTAGCATGGCTCCAG TGGTTCCTCCAGGTCCAGGTCTGGGTCCTGTCCCCATGTCTCAGTTCGGCACAATTTCTCGGCAGATCTCGAGGCACAGCTCCTCCAGCGCCTCTTCCTCTGCCTCCATGGTGTCGGCGACCGGCACGTACCGGCGCGCTCCGTCCAGCTCGTCCCAGTTCTCCGTGCCGCAGTCGCACCTTAATGGCGGTCCCACGTACCCCCAGAACCCAACCCCGG TCTCTGTTGCGCCGCCGCCTCCTCCTGTAGCACAGCTCACACCCCAAATTCCTCTCACTGGATTTGTGGCCCGGGTTCAGGAGAACA TTTCAGACAGCCCCTcccctcctccacctccactcCCCGAAGACACACCCATGTTTGAGGAAGCCGCTCCGccccctcccccaccccctGTGGACTATGAGGAAGAGGACGCTGCGCTAGTACACTACAACGACCCGTACGCAGATGGAGACCCTCACTGGGCCCCCAAGTCCTACATAGAGAAGG TGGTTGCCATTTACGACTACACCAAGGACAAGGATGATGAGCTGTCCTTTATGGAAGGTgccatcatctacatcatcaaGAAAAATGACGACGGCTGGTTCGAGGGCGTGTGCAACGGCGTCACCGGACTGTTTCCCGGCAACTACGTGGAGTCTATCATGCACTATGCTGACTAG